Genomic DNA from Streptomyces sp. NBC_01571:
CATGTAGGCGAGCCAACGGATGCGGAGGAAGCGGGCCGCGTGGAGTGGGTACCGCTCACCGACATCCCCGACCTGATGGAGCGTGGTCAGCTCATGGGGTCCGGCACTCTCATTGCCCTGCTGCATGTGCTCGCGAACAGGAAGAACGCGTCTACAACCTCTGCGTGAGCTGATCGATCCTGCGGCGATGCCGCGCCGATCCGGTGCGGCTCGCCAACAGGCGCGCGGTCCGCAGGTGCTCTTGCGCCTGGTCGTACTCACCACGCGCGAGGTGAGCCTGAGCAAGGTCACAGCGGAGTCCGGATTCTGCACGGACGAACGTGGAATCGAGCGAGTCAAGCGCCTGGTAGAGGCTGCCCACCGCGTCGCCATCCCCGAGCATCGCAAGGGCGTTGCCGCGCCAGCGGGCCAAGTGTGAGCCATTCAGGAAGATGCTCAACATGTCCGGATCTCTGGCTTCGTCGCCGGGCGGCAGCACCGACGCGGCCATGTCCAGCGCCCTGCGGCAGTCGTCGGCCAGTTCGGGTCCAGCCTTGGCGCACAGCTCGGCTTCGGCTGCGTATAGCCACGCCTGAAGACGCGGAGACATGTGGCCGTCTGCCACCCTACGAGCGTCTCGTACGAGCGCCACGGCCAGTTCCGACCGTCCCGCCTCGCTGAGCACATACGCCTGTTCAGCCATGGCGTGCGCGAGGTACATGGGCTCTCCGGCTTCCTGCGCTGCACGCTTGCCCAACTCATAATTTCGCCAGGCGCGTTCGACAGCTCCCGCATCCAAGGCCTGCCAGGCCGCGAGCGTCGCGGCGGCAGCCAGCGCCTGAGCAACCGGCCGGCGGGTGTCAGGGAGGACCGCAAACGTGAGCGCATCTTCGAGGCGGGCCAGATGGCCCGTCATCTGGTCGACGAGAGCGGCGGCCCCCATCTGCCTGTCCATCGTGCGGAACAGCTCGGTCTGATCAGTGAAGGTCTTCACCATGCTCAGGCCAACGCTCCGAGCCGAATCGATTCGGCTGATCAGTTCGTCGTAGCCACCCGCCAGCGGCGGCCCGGCCACCTGCGCCTCCCCAAGCAACTCCCCATCGGTCAGGCCGAGGAGAGGCCGGAGGATCGCGGCAAACCTCGCTGAGATCTTGCGCCTGCCGTTCTCCCATTCGGAGACGTAGACGCGGAGGCTGGCGGTCGTCGGGACGTCAAGCGCGTGCTGACGGGCGTATCGCTCGATCTCCCGCACGAGACGTTCCTGAGACCAGCCGCGAGCATTTCG
This window encodes:
- a CDS encoding XRE family transcriptional regulator, which codes for MREIERYARQHALDVPTTASLRVYVSEWENGRRKISARFAAILRPLLGLTDGELLGEAQVAGPPLAGGYDELISRIDSARSVGLSMVKTFTDQTELFRTMDRQMGAAALVDQMTGHLARLEDALTFAVLPDTRRPVAQALAAAATLAAWQALDAGAVERAWRNYELGKRAAQEAGEPMYLAHAMAEQAYVLSEAGRSELAVALVRDARRVADGHMSPRLQAWLYAAEAELCAKAGPELADDCRRALDMAASVLPPGDEARDPDMLSIFLNGSHLARWRGNALAMLGDGDAVGSLYQALDSLDSTFVRAESGLRCDLAQAHLARGEYDQAQEHLRTARLLASRTGSARHRRRIDQLTQRL